Proteins encoded within one genomic window of Burkholderiaceae bacterium:
- a CDS encoding YihE protein, required for LPS synthesis has product MTSLQTAHPYASLTPDRVLDALAAVGLRGDGRLLTLGSYENRVYQVHLEDDGAVVAKFYRPGRWSDAQILEEHAFAAELAAAEVPVVAPLALHGRTLHEFGGFAFSVSPWRGGRTPELDDPEVLEWIGRFLARLHDVGAARPFTERPALDLQSFGHASRDWLLEHGAVPDEVRGAWRDACEDAIDLIARSAIPDLAPGRFGSKNLRSIRLHGDCHPGNILWTPHDRPGGGPHFVDLDDARSGPAVQDLWMLLSGDRRQRTLQLSMLLDGYEQLRPFDRRELALIEPLRTLRLLHYSAWLARRWSDPIFPINFPWFGSVDYWRGQVQMLREQIEAMQEEPLMA; this is encoded by the coding sequence GTGACCTCGCTCCAGACCGCGCACCCCTACGCCAGCCTCACCCCCGATCGCGTGCTCGATGCGCTGGCCGCGGTCGGGCTGCGCGGCGACGGCCGCCTGCTGACGCTCGGTTCGTACGAAAACCGGGTCTACCAGGTGCATCTGGAAGACGACGGCGCGGTGGTCGCGAAGTTCTACCGGCCGGGGCGCTGGAGCGACGCACAGATCCTCGAAGAGCACGCGTTCGCGGCCGAACTCGCGGCGGCCGAGGTGCCGGTGGTCGCGCCGCTGGCGCTGCACGGCCGAACGCTGCACGAGTTCGGCGGCTTCGCTTTCAGCGTCAGCCCGTGGCGCGGCGGGCGTACGCCCGAGCTCGACGATCCCGAGGTGCTCGAATGGATCGGCCGCTTTCTCGCGCGGCTGCATGACGTCGGCGCGGCGCGGCCGTTCACAGAACGCCCGGCGCTGGACCTGCAAAGCTTCGGCCACGCATCTCGCGACTGGCTGCTCGAACACGGAGCGGTCCCCGACGAGGTGCGGGGCGCGTGGCGCGACGCGTGCGAAGATGCTATCGATTTGATTGCAAGAAGTGCAATACCCGACTTGGCTCCAGGCCGATTTGGTTCAAAAAACCTGCGAAGCATCCGGCTGCACGGCGATTGCCATCCGGGCAACATCCTGTGGACGCCGCATGACCGACCCGGTGGCGGACCGCATTTCGTCGACCTCGACGATGCGCGCAGCGGCCCGGCGGTGCAGGACCTGTGGATGCTGCTCTCCGGCGACCGGCGCCAGCGCACGCTGCAACTGTCGATGCTGCTCGACGGCTACGAACAGCTGCGCCCGTTCGACCGGCGCGAGCTCGCGCTGATCGAGCCGCTGCGCACGCTGCGGCTGCTGCACTACAGCGCGTGGCTCGCGCGGCGCTGGAGCGATCCGATCTTTCCGATCAATTTCCCGTGGTTCGGCTCGGTCGACTACTGGCGCGGCCAGGTGCAGATGCTGCGCGAGCAGATCGAGGCGATGCAGGAAGAACCGTTGATGGCCTGA
- a CDS encoding Organic hydroperoxide resistance protein — MPTQLEKVLYTAHAHTTGGRDGASRTSDGRLDIKLSSPGTSGTGTNPEQLFAAGYSACFIGAMKAVAARTKTTLPADLAIDAEVDLGPIPNAFGIAVRMKVSLPGMERVAAEQLVQAAHQVCPYSNATRGNIDVTLTVA; from the coding sequence ATGCCCACGCAGCTCGAAAAAGTCCTTTACACCGCGCATGCCCACACCACCGGCGGCCGCGACGGCGCGTCGCGCACCAGCGACGGCCGGCTCGACATCAAGCTGAGCTCGCCCGGCACCTCGGGCACCGGCACCAATCCGGAGCAGCTGTTCGCGGCCGGCTATTCGGCCTGCTTCATCGGCGCGATGAAGGCGGTCGCGGCCCGAACCAAGACCACGCTGCCGGCCGACCTCGCGATCGACGCCGAGGTCGACCTGGGCCCGATCCCGAACGCCTTCGGCATCGCGGTGCGGATGAAGGTCAGCCTGCCCGGCATGGAGCGCGTCGCCGCCGAACAGCTGGTGCAGGCGGCGCACCAGGTGTGCCCGTATTCGAACGCGACGCGCGGCAACATCGACGTCACGTTGACCGTAGCTTGA